Proteins encoded together in one Monomorium pharaonis isolate MP-MQ-018 chromosome 8, ASM1337386v2, whole genome shotgun sequence window:
- the LOC118647147 gene encoding uncharacterized protein LOC118647147, which produces MVDEYAEYRCAACKKEIKSQVVTCKSCVKLFFHPGCASKHKVYDRNREYVSCPGPYEKFTVDSEKDIDVKKTPIQTGSERERLSSTGSTGSGGSKAIGVNVGMDSKTDWLVRPMREMKDEMACKREIKMLIKETVQEKIKAIKQEMEDLRKIIRGGMQASAENVRGSYSEAIKKKKENIIIIKPKTQQESETTKKIIKEKVDIKNMPMGITKVRKGREGTVILVCETGEEIDKLKDVVQSKLGDNYNVTESLPKKPKIKIVNISEEEIELDDDELIDTIKKQNSIGESRISIVKKILEKKKYG; this is translated from the exons ATGGTCGATGAATATGCGGAATATAGATGTGCCGCAtgtaagaaggaaataaaaagtcaGGTCGTGACATGTAAGTCATGTGTCAAACTTTTCTTCCATCCTGGATGTGCAAGTAAACATAAGGTGTATGACAGAAATCGAGAATATGTGTCTTGTCCTGGCCCATATGAGAAGTTCACAGTAGACAGTGAAAAAGATATAGATGTGAAAAAAACACCAATACAGACGGGaagcgaaagagaaagactaAGTTCTACGGGATCGACGGGAAGTGGCGGTAGCAAAGCGATAGGAGTCAACGTGGGCATGGATTCGAAAACTGATTGGCTAGTAAGACCTATGAGAGAGATGAAAGATGAAATGGCATgcaaacgagaaataaaaatgctgattAAGGAAACAGtgcaagagaaaataaaagctattaaacaagaaatggaagacctacgaaaaataatacgaggAGGAATGCAGGCGTCAGCGGAAAATGTGCGCGGCAGTTACAGTGaggcaataaagaaaaagaaggaaaacatCATAATCATCAAACCGAAGACTCAGCAAGAAAGTGAGACCactaaaaagataataaaagaaaaagttgatattaagaatatgcCAATGGGGATAACAAAGGtacgaaaaggaagagaaggaacaGTAATTCTAGTATGTGAGACCGGagaagaaatagataaattaaaagatgtagtACAGTCTAAACTAGgtgacaattataatgttacagaaTCACTACCAAAGAAGCCAAAAATAAAAA ttgttaatattagcgAGGAAGAAATAGAGTTGGATGACGATGAGCTAATAGatacaataaagaaacagaatagtATTGGTGAATCTCGTATAAGCATAGTTAAGAAAATcctcgaaaagaaaaaatatggatgA